Proteins encoded within one genomic window of [Enterobacter] lignolyticus SCF1:
- a CDS encoding Mal regulon transcriptional regulator MalI: MAIAKKVTINDVAHAAGVSVATVSLVLSGKGRISMATGERVNQAIEALGFVRNRQAASLRGAQTGVIGLIVGDLSSPFYAELAAGVIESLESQGKMVFLTQGGRKGEHMLQRFDTLVSQGVDGVVIAGAVDRASELRDKAEDSGVPLVFASRASYLEDVDLIRPDNMQAAQMLTEHLIRRGHQRIAWLGGQSTSLTRAERVGGYCATLLKYGLPFHSEWVVECETSQRQAAEAFSHLLRHNPTITAVVCYNNVVAMGAWLGMLRSGWQSGDESLESYYEQRVALAAFAEVPESALEDAPMSWAITPAREMGQSVAARMLERIDSGKNVVKNQIMPPRLVSTK, translated from the coding sequence ATGGCTATCGCAAAAAAGGTCACCATCAATGACGTCGCCCATGCGGCCGGAGTTTCCGTGGCCACGGTGTCGCTGGTGCTCAGCGGCAAAGGGCGGATCTCCATGGCAACCGGCGAGCGGGTGAATCAGGCCATTGAAGCGCTGGGATTTGTGCGTAACCGTCAGGCCGCCTCGCTGCGCGGCGCCCAGACCGGGGTCATCGGGCTTATCGTCGGTGATTTAAGCTCGCCGTTTTACGCCGAGCTGGCGGCCGGAGTGATTGAGTCGCTGGAGTCACAGGGCAAAATGGTGTTTCTCACCCAGGGCGGGCGCAAGGGCGAACATATGCTGCAGCGCTTCGATACGCTGGTGTCACAGGGCGTTGACGGCGTGGTGATCGCCGGGGCGGTTGATCGGGCGTCTGAGCTGCGCGATAAGGCTGAAGATAGCGGGGTGCCGCTGGTTTTCGCCTCCCGGGCCAGCTATCTCGAGGATGTCGACCTGATCCGCCCGGACAATATGCAGGCGGCGCAAATGCTGACCGAACATCTTATTCGCCGCGGGCACCAGCGCATCGCCTGGCTCGGCGGCCAGAGCACGTCGCTCACCCGCGCGGAACGCGTCGGCGGCTACTGCGCGACGCTGCTTAAATACGGCCTGCCGTTTCACAGCGAATGGGTGGTGGAATGCGAAACCAGCCAGCGTCAGGCCGCCGAGGCGTTCTCCCATCTGCTGCGCCATAACCCGACGATCACCGCGGTGGTGTGCTACAACAACGTGGTGGCGATGGGCGCCTGGCTCGGTATGCTGCGTTCGGGCTGGCAGAGCGGGGATGAAAGTCTTGAAAGCTATTATGAGCAGCGCGTCGCGCTGGCGGCGTTTGCCGAAGTGCCGGAAAGCGCGCTGGAGGATGCGCCGATGAGCTGGGCGATCACCCCCGCGCGGGAGATGGGGCAAAGCGTGGCGGCGCGAATGCTGGAGCGCATCGACAGCGGAAAGAACGTGGTGAAGAACCAGATAATGCCGCCGCGGCTGGTCAGCACGAAATAG